Proteins encoded together in one Camelina sativa cultivar DH55 chromosome 9, Cs, whole genome shotgun sequence window:
- the LOC104710442 gene encoding MLP-like protein 328 has protein sequence MATSGTYVTEVPLKGTAEKHYKRYRNENYLFPDVVGHLIQGVTVHDGEWDSHGGIKIWNFTLDGKQEVFKEKREIDDENKTLKVIGLEGHVMEQFKVYEIDFQFIPKSEDDCVCKITMIWEKHNDEFPEPGGYMRLLKSMVVDMEDHVLKA, from the exons ATGGCGACGTCGGGAACATACGTGACAGAGGTACCGTTGAAAGGAACGGCGGAGAAACACTACAAGAGGTATAGGAACGAGAATTATCTCTTCCCCGACGTTGTCGGCCACCTCATCCAAGGTGTTACTGTTCACGATGGCGAATGGGACTCTCACGGAGGCATCAAGATTTGGAACTTCACATTGG ATGGAAAGCAAGAGGTATtcaaggagaagagagagatagacgATGAGAATAAGACATTGAAGGTAATTGGACTGGAAGGTCACGTGATGGAGCAGTTCAAGGTGTATGAAATCGACTTCCAATTTATACCCAAGTCAGAAGATGATTGCGTCTGCAAAATCACTATGATATGGGAGAAGCACAACGATGAGTTCCCCGAACCAGGCGGCTACATGCGACTCCTCAAAAGCATGGTTGTTGACATGGAAGACCACGTGCTCAAAGCTtaa
- the LOC104710444 gene encoding uncharacterized protein LOC104710444, translating to MEEESRIGDELSSLILTAERLRVAVDEAESFKTECGEVGKQVDRLAQMLRTLARFVSGSPQPVYDRPIRRVIVDVKKNLERGLALVRKCRRHNLIRRVCTIINAGDFRKVVNLLESSNGDVKWILSVFDSDGDGSFGGGGIVISLPPIATNDPILPWVWSLVASVQMGKLVDKIDAANQLGSLAGDNDRNKKIIVDEGGVAPLLRLLKESSSAEGQIAAATALGLLACDEDKVRSIVNELGVPILVQVLGDSSVRVQIKVATLVARMAEHDPIAQDEFARQSVIKPLVTLLSLDVFVDDLHLSKHSSIHSLVQMNKDIERDPSLKVYKPFKSSKSSVYRDIGGSGSRTGNFKKDRDNENPEVKLELKVSCAEALWMLARGNVANSRRITETKGLLSLAKIVEKEVGELQYNCLMTLMEITAAAESNADLRRAAFKTNSPAAKAVIDQMLWLIKDVDSPILKIPAIQSIGSLARTFPARETRMIEPLVEKLGSSNQEVAITAVISLQKFVCPENFLCSQHSKNIIEYGAIPLLMKLIRNFEQQMQLQCLALLCYLSINASNHGQLEQAKVLTVLEGAERLAGLQNMELRELVSKAIYQLSLYNAGSHSQMLSYGGP from the coding sequence ATGGAAGAAGAGAGTCGAATTGGAGACGAGCTCTCGAGTTTAATACTCACGGCGGAGCGACTCCGTGTAGCGGTGGATGAAGCTGAATCGTTCAAAACAGAGTGTGGTGAGGTAGGTAAACAAGTAGATCGTCTCGCTCAAATGCTTAGAACGCTCGCTCGATTCGTCTCCGGTTCTCCTCAACCGGTTTACGACCGGCCGATTCGTAGAGTCATCGTCGATGTTAAGAAGAATCTAGAGCGAGGTTTAGCTCTCGTTCGCAAGTGTAGGAGACATAATCTGATCCGGCGGGTTTGTACTATCATCAACGCTGGCGATTTTCGCAAAGTGGTTAACCTTTTAGAATCTTCCAACGGCGATGTGAAATGGATTCTGAGTGTGTTCGATTCCGACGGTGACGGAAGTTTCGGTGGTGGTGGGATTGTGATTTCGCTTCCTCCGATCGCTACGAATGATCCGATTTTGCCTTGGGTTTGGTCTTTGGTTGCGTCGGTACAGATGGGGAAACTGGTGGATAAGATTGACGCGGCGAATCAGCTCGGTTCTCTTGCCGGAGATAATGATCGGAATAAGAAGATTATTGTTGACGAAGGCGGTGTTGCTCCGTTGCTTAGGCTTTTAAAGGAGAGTTCATCGGCGGAGGGGCAAATCGCGGCGGCTACGGCGTTAGGGTTATTGGCTTGTGATGAGGATAAGGTTAGGTCTATTGTTAATGAACTCGGTGTTCCTATTCTTGTTCAGGTTCTTGGTGATTCTTCTGTTAGAGTTCAGATTAAGGTAGCTACATTGGTTGCAAGAATGGCTGAGCATGATCCTATTGCTCAAGATGAGTTCGCTAGGCAGAGTGTGATTAAGCCTCTAGTTACGTTGCTTTCTTTGGATGTGTTTGTTGATGATCTTCATTTGAGTAAGCATAGTAGTATTCACTCTCTTGTTCAGATGAACAAAGATATTGAGAGAGATCCTTCTTTGAAAGTTTATAAGCCGTTTAAGAGTTCTAAGTCGAGTGTGTATCGTGACATTGGTGGTAGTGGGAGTAGAACAGGGAATTTTAAGAAAGATAGGGATAATGAGAATCCTGAGGTGAAACTTGAGCTTAAGGTTAGTTGTGCGGAAGCTCTGTGGATGCTTGCTAGAGGGAATGTAGCGAATAGTAGGAGGATTACGGAAACGAAAGGGTTGCTTTCTTTGGCCAAGATTGTGGAAAAAGAAGTTGGTGAATTGCAGTACAATTGTTTGATGACTCTTATGGAGATAACAGCTGCTGCAGAGTCGAACGCTGACCTTAGACGAGCAGCTTTCAAGACTAATTCCCCGGCTGCTAAAGCTGTTATTGACCAGATGTTATGGCTAATCAAAGATGTTGATAGCCCGATCCTGAAAATCCCAGCGATTCAATCTATCGGGTCATTGGCGCGGACATTCCCTGCGAGAGAAACTAGAATGATCGAGCCATTGGTCGAGAAACTCGGTAGTAGCAATCAAGAAGTGGCGATAACAGCTGTAATTTCGTTGCAGAAATTTGTCTGTCCCGAGAACTTCCTCTGCTCACAGCACTCTAAGAACATCATCGAATATGGGGCGATCCCGTTACTTATGAAACTGATAAGGAACTTCGAGCAGCAAATGCAGCTACAGTGTCTAGCCCTGCTTTGTTACCTTTCGATAAATGCTAGTAACCATGGACAACTGGAACAAGCAAAGGTTTTGACGGTGCTTGAAGGTGCAGAACGGTTGGCGGGTTTGCAGAACATGGAGTTGAGAGAACTTGTATCGAAAGCGATATATCAGTTGAGTCTATACAATGCAGGAAGCCATAGTCAAATGCTATCGTATGGTGGTCCTTAA
- the LOC104710445 gene encoding protein DETOXIFICATION 29, which produces MVKDKNLTETLLSTAEERPDLPFSPADDIPPITTVGGFVREFNVETKKLWYLAGPAIFTSMNQYSLGAVTQVFAGHINTISLAAVSVENSVIAGFSFGIMLGMGSALETLCGQAFGAGKLSMLGVYLQRSWVILNVTALILTLLYIFAAPILAFIGQTAAISSAAGIFSIYMIPQIFAYAVNFPTAKFLQSQSKIMVMAAISAVALVVHVPLTWFVIERLQWGMPGLAVVLNLSWWLIVTAQLVYIFSGTCGEAWSGLSWEAFHNLWSFVRLSLASAVMLCLEVWYFMAIILFAGYLKDAEVSVAALSICMNILGWTAMIAIGMNTAVSVRVSNELGANHPRTAKFSLLVAVITSTLIGFIVSMVLLIFRDQYPSLFVKDEQVIILVKELTPILALSIVINNVQPVLSGVAVGAGWQAVVAYVNIACYYLFGIPFGLLLGYSFKFGVTGIWCGMLTGTVVQTIVLTWMICKTNWDTEASMAEDRIKEWGGEASEIKQLIN; this is translated from the exons atggtaaaagacaaaaatctcacggagacacttctcTCTACGGCGGAAGAACGTCCTGATCTTCCTTTCTCACCGGCCGATGATATACCTCCGATCACCACCGTTGGTGGCTTCGTTAGGGAGTTTAACGTGGAGACCAAGAAGCTATGGTACTTAGCCGGCCCCGCCATTTTCACGTCGATGAACCAATATTCTCTCGGCGCTGTTACTCAGGTTTTCGCCGGTCACATCAACACCATCTCTCTTGCCGCCGTCTCCGTCGAAAACTCAGTCATCGCCGGCTTCTCATTCGGGATCATG CTTGGAATGGGAAGTGCGTTAGAAACGCTATGTGGACAAGCGTTTGGAGCGGGGAAATTGTCAATGCTTGGCGTTTACTTACAACGATCATGGGTAATCCTAAACGTGACCGCTCTTATCCTCACTCTCCTTTACATTTTCGCGGCCCCAATCCTCGCGTTCATCGGCCAAACGGCCGCGATCTCTAGCGCCGCCGGGATATTTTCCATCTACATGATCCCTCAAATCTTTGCTTACGCCGTTAACTTCCCAACTGCTAAGTTCTTGCAATCGCAAAGCAAGATCATGGTCATGGCCGCGATCTCGGCTGTTGCACTTGTTGTACACGTGCCCCTCACGTGGTTTGTCATTGAGAGACTCCAGTGGGGTATGCCGGGTCTAGCCGTCGTGCTTAACCTCTCGTGGTGGTTAATTGTCACGGCTCAGCTCGTGTACATTTTTAGTGGTACGTGTGGTGAAGCTTGGTCTGGTTTATCGTGGGAGGCTTTTCATAATTTGTGGAGTTTCGTTAGATTGTCTTTGGCTTCTGCTGTTATGCTCTG TTTGGAGGTATGGTACTTTATGGCAATCATATTATTTGCTGGATATTTGAAGGATGCTGAAGTCTCCGTAGCCGCCCTCTCCATCTG CATGAATATATTGGGATGGACGGCAATGATTGCCATTGGGATGAACACCGCCGTAAG TGTGAGAGTGTCTAATGAATTAGGAGCTAACCATCCAAGAACCGCGAAGTTCTCACTACTGGTAGCAGTGATAACATCGACGCTGATAGGATTCATTGTATCAATGGTTCTACTCATCTTTAGAGACCAATATCCATCTCTTTTTGTGAAAGACGAACAAGTCATCATTCTTGTTAAAGAACTCACGCCAATACTTGCACTTTCCATTGTCATCAACAACGTCCAACCTGTCTTATCAG GTGTGGCTGTGGGAGCTGGATGGCAAGCTGTGGTGGCGTACGTTAACATCGCCTGTTATTACTTGTTTGGAATCCCATTTGGTCTATTATTAGGATACTCGTTTAAATTTGGTGTAACG GGAATTTGGTGCGGGATGTTGACGGGAACAGTGGTTCAGACAATAGTCTTAACATGGATGATCTGCAAAACGAATTGGGACACAGAg GCTTCAATGGCTGAGGACAGGATAAAAGAATGGGGAGGAGAAGCATCTGAAATAAAGCAActcataaactaa
- the LOC104710446 gene encoding uncharacterized protein LOC104710446 isoform X1, producing the protein MAAVIGNVALVLDVNSHRTVVTDRRIRLTVVDVVLNLQKRDHSHSHVSHYAAALSSNKPLESDGEDRNRRFRTRGKANSRTNAVDFDDAGSNDEESSDGGGDGKENDEEKANNKEKEMKSRVKEYQDMKELERKAEELQYKIDEEGDDSEEKKRMRVKRELEKVAQEQAERRKTAELMFELGQKAYGKGMYGRAIEFLEGALTIIPRPTLFGGEIQIWLAMAYEANNRHADCIDLYQQLEKKHPSPGIRRQASELRYILQAPKLKISQEEMVTIPMIGSSYDSYAVTWTDKDRDKERRMNESTTNQLNSSQDDFLGKLLVWRPVVGMEKNRVFWLALTLWFGLVGAALILQR; encoded by the exons ATGGCGGCGGTTATCGGAAACGTAGCGTTGGTACTTGACGTTAACTCTCACCGTACGGTGGTAACTGATCGGAGGATTCGTTTAACGGTGGTTGACGTCGTTCTGAATCTACAAAAGAGAGATCATTCGCACAGTCACGTTTCTCACTACGCGGCGGCTCTATCTTCCAATAAGCCTCTCGAATCTGACGGCGAGGATAGGAATCGCCGGTTTCGGACTCGCGGCAAGGCTAATTCCAGGACTAACGCCGTCGATTTCGACGACGCGGGATCTAACGACGAGGAAAGCAGCGACGGTGGTGGTGACGGCAAGGAGAATGACGAGGAGAAAGCGAACAATaaggagaaggagatgaagagtaGAGTAAAGGAGTATCAGGATATGAAGGAGCTTGAGAGGAAAGCAGAGGAGTTGCAGTATaagattgatgaagaaggagacgattcagaggagaagaagaggatgagagtGAAACGAGAGCTCGAGAAG GTAGCTCAGGAGCAAGCAGAGAGGAGAAAAACTGCGGAACTGATGTTTGAATTGGGTCAAAAGGCTTACGGTAAAGGCATGTATGGACGAGCAATCGAGTTTCTTGAAGGAGCTCTTACGATTATCCCAAGGCCAACACTCTTTGGTGGTGAG ATTCAAATTTGGTTAGCTATGGCATATGAAGCTAATAATCGCCACGCTGATTGCATTGATCTTTATCAGCAATTAGAGAAGAAACACCCTAGTCCTGGTATCCGTCGTCAAGCTTCTGAGCTTCGGTATATCTTGCAAGCTCCTAAGCTTAAGATATCTCAGGAGGAAATGGTTACTATTCCCATGATTGGTTCAAGTTATGACAG CTATGCAGTGACATGGACTGACAAGGACAGAGATAAGGAGCGGCGAATGAATGAATCGACTACGAATCAGCTCAACTCGAGTCAAGACGACTTTCTAGGGAAGCTCTTGGTTTGGCGACCGGTGGTTGGTATGGAGAAGAACCGAGTCTTTTGGCTTGCTTTGACACtgtggtttggtttggttggagCAGCACTCATCTTACAAAGATAA
- the LOC104710446 gene encoding uncharacterized protein LOC104710446 isoform X2 — translation MAAVIGNVALVLDVNSHRTVVTDRRIRLTVVDVVLNLQKRDHSHSHVSHYAAALSSNKPLESDGEDRNRRFRTRGKANSRTNAVDFDDAGSNDEESSDGGGDGKENDEEKANNKEKEMKSRVKEYQDMKELERKAEELQYKIDEEGDDSEEKKRMRVKRELEKVAQEQAERRKTAELMFELGQKAYGKGMYGRAIEFLEGALTIIPRPTLFGGEIQIWLAMAYEANNRHADCIDLYQQLEKKHPSPGIRRQASELRYILQAPKLKISQEEMVTIPMIGSSYDSYAVTWTDKDRDKERRMNESTTNQLNSSQDDFLGKLLVWRPVVGMEKNRVFWLALTLWFGLVGAALILQR, via the exons ATGGCGGCGGTTATCGGAAACGTAGCGTTGGTACTTGACGTTAACTCTCACCGTACGGTGGTAACTGATCGGAGGATTCGTTTAACGGTGGTTGACGTCGTTCTGAATCTACAAAAGAGAGATCATTCGCACAGTCACGTTTCTCACTACGCGGCGGCTCTATCTTCCAATAAGCCTCTCGAATCTGACGGCGAGGATAGGAATCGCCGGTTTCGGACTCGCGGCAAGGCTAATTCCAGGACTAACGCCGTCGATTTCGACGACGCGGGATCTAACGACGAGGAAAGCAGCGACGGTGGTGGTGACGGCAAGGAGAATGACGAGGAGAAAGCGAACAATaaggagaaggagatgaagagtaGAGTAAAGGAGTATCAGGATATGAAGGAGCTTGAGAGGAAAGCAGAGGAGTTGCAGTATaagattgatgaagaaggagacgattcagaggagaagaagaggatgagagtGAAACGAGAGCTCGAGAAG GTAGCTCAGGAGCAAGCAGAGAGGAGAAAAACTGCGGAACTGATGTTTGAATTGGGTCAAAAGGCTTACGGTAAAG GCATGTATGGACGAGCAATCGAGTTTCTTGAAGGAGCTCTTACGATTATCCCAAGGCCAACACTCTTTGGTGGTGAG ATTCAAATTTGGTTAGCTATGGCATATGAAGCTAATAATCGCCACGCTGATTGCATTGATCTTTATCAGCAATTAGAGAAGAAACACCCTAGTCCTGGTATCCGTCGTCAAGCTTCTGAGCTTCGGTATATCTTGCAAGCTCCTAAGCTTAAGATATCTCAGGAGGAAATGGTTACTATTCCCATGATCGGTTCAAGTTATGACAG CTATGCAGTGACATGGACTGACAAGGACAGAGATAAGGAGCGGCGAATGAATGAATCGACTACGAATCAGCTCAACTCGAGTCAAGACGACTTTCTAGGGAAGCTCTTGGTTTGGCGACCGGTGGTTGGTATGGAGAAGAACCGAGTCTTTTGGCTTGCTTTGACACtgtggtttggtttggttggagCAGCACTCATCTTACAAAGATAA
- the LOC104710447 gene encoding inorganic phosphate transporter 2-1, chloroplastic: protein MTLPYRFSSVRNHSLLLKTSPHLCTPRSALGCFSPKESPLFKKNTARFLSPQKHTSLPLKLVCPLASFSSYADSEGDEQHHADQPIQNSHESSTDSSGSDGKGNAEATGEFSGMAQAFHISSTTARAISIVIAFSALCLPLFMKSLGQGLALKTKLLSYATLLFGFYMAWNIGANDVANAMGTSVGSGALTIRQAVMTAAVLEFSGALLMGTHVTSTMQKGIIMANVFQGKDMLLFAGLLSSLAAAGTWLQVASYYGWPVSTTHCIVGSMVGFGLVYGGAGAVFWSSLAKVASSWVISPLLGALVSFLVYKCIRRFVYSAPNPGQAAAAAAPVAVFVGVASISSVVLPLSKIFPIALSQALACGVAGAIVFDRIIRKQLGHLLAKTKSPETSPNQPKAIGFLSDIAGPTGTQLEIVYGIFGYMQVLSACFMSFAHGGNDVSNAIGPLAAALSILQNGAAAGGAEIVIPMDVLAWGGFGIVAGLTMWGYRVIATIGKKITELTPTRGFAAEFAAASVVLFASKLGLPISATHTLVGAVMGVGFARGLNSVRAETVREIVASWLVTIPVGATLAVIYTWIFTKILAFVL, encoded by the exons ATGACTCTTCCTTATCGTTTCTCTTCCGTTAGAAACCACTCGCTGCTACTTAAGACTTCTCCTCATCTCTGCACACCCAGATCAGCTCTCGGTTGTTTCTCTCCCAAGGAATCTCCTTTATTCAAGAAGAACACTGCCCGATTCCTTTCTCCTCagaaacacacttctcttcctctgaaaCTCGTCTGCCCTTTAGCTAGTTTCTCTTCGTATGCAGATTCTGAAGGAGACGAGCAACACCATGCTGATCAACCGATACAGAACTCTCACGAATCTTCTACAGATTCAAGCGGATCCGATGGGAAAGGTAATGCAGAAGCAACTGGAGAATTCTCTGGAATGGCTCAAGCCTTTCACATTTCGTCCACCACAGCTAGGGCAATCTCCATAGTCATTGCCTTTTCTGCTCTCTGCCTTCCACTCTTCATGAAGTCCCTGGGACAAGGACTGGCTCTCAAGACCAAGCTCCTCTCTTACGCAACACTGCTCTTTGGTTTCTACATGGCCTGGAACATCGGAGCTAATGATGTCGCCAATGCTATGGGAACTTCTGTTGGATCCGGAGCCCTGACAATCCGACAAGCTGTGATGACAGCTGCAGTTCTTGAATTCTCAGGTGCGCTATTGATGGGAACTCACGTGACGAGCACGATGCAGAAAGGGATTATCATGGCTAATGTGTTCCAAGGCAAAGATATGTTGCTCTTTGCTGGTCTTCTCTCTTCATTGGCTGCTGCTGGAACTTGGTTACAG GTGGCTTCTTACTATGGATGGCCAGTGTCGACAACTCACTGTATCGTTGGATCAATGGTTGGGTTTGGTCTTGTCTATGGAGGAGCTGGTGCTGTTTTCTGGAGTTCTCTAGCTAAAGTAGCTTCATCTTGGGTTATCTCTCCTCTATTAGGAGCTCTTGTCTCCTTCCTTGTCTACAAATGCATCAGGAGA TTTGTTTACAGTGCACCAAACCCGGGACAAGCAGCTGCTGCAGCTGCTCCTGTAGCTGTGTTCGTAGGTGTGGCTAGTATCTCCTCAGTCGTATTGCCTCTAAGTAAGATATTTCCAATAGCATTATCACAAGCCTTAGCCTGTGGAGTAGCAGGAGCTATTGTCTTTGACAGAATCATCAGGAAACAGCTCGGTCATCTCCTAGCTAAAACCAAATCACCTGAAACATCCCCAAACCAGCCCAAAGCCATCGGATTCCTCTCCGATATAGCAGGACCAACAGGTACACAGCTAGAGATAGTCTACGGAATCTTTGGCTATATGCAAGTCCTCTCCGCTTGCTTCATGTCCTTCGCTCACGGAGGCAACGACGTATCCAACGCAATCGGACCATTAGCCGCCGCGTTAAGCATCCTTCAGAACGGAGCAGCTGCAGGAGGAGCCGAGATCGTGATCCCCATGGATGTTCTCGCTTGGGGAGGATTCGGAATCGTTGCTGGTCTCACAATGTGGGGATACAGAGTGATTGCAACGATAGGTAAGAAGATCACTGAGCTTACACCGACAAGAGGATTCGCGGCGGAGTTCGCCGCCGCGTCGGtggttttgtttgcttcaaAGTTAGGGCTTCCGATATCGGCGACACATACGCTTGTTGGAGCTGTGATGGGTGTTGGATTCGCTAGAGGGCTTAATAGTGTGAGAGCTGAGACTGTGAGAGAGATCGTTGCTTCGTGGCTAGTTACTATTCCCGTTGGTGCTACACTCGCCGTCATCTACACTTGGATCTTCACCAAGATCTTAGCTTTCGTGTTGTGA